In a genomic window of Planctomycetaceae bacterium:
- a CDS encoding DUF1559 domain-containing protein, which yields MRLRRAGFTLIELLTVAALIAIMVALLLPAVQQAREAARLAQCRNNLKQIGIALHNYHDIYRLLPPASVWSGRGEVLGAGVMPLGTIDRVAIGVSPGNEPDRLYTNWLISILPMLEQATLIQQMEVNFPIDSRENEFVRSTRLSALLCPSDPFSTSMYDRGALRGNPGHFYARGNYAMNVGPNRICLNGTAKCEDGFTIDNLDLLNRGSTLIGSGIGGVNRSVRFSECTRGLSQVIAVDEVRSGINAIDPRGTWALGMCGASMTAGNRYGPNAQEFPDAVVSCTQLLLDPTSQELGRLRMPCASGIVAGNFASSARSMHSASVTTLQLDGSVTIHSDSVDRELWVELHRRAE from the coding sequence ATGCGATTACGAAGAGCGGGGTTCACACTTATTGAGTTATTAACTGTAGCCGCATTGATCGCCATCATGGTTGCTTTGCTGCTACCAGCCGTTCAGCAAGCTCGTGAAGCAGCAAGGCTTGCCCAATGTCGCAACAACTTGAAACAGATTGGAATCGCACTACATAACTACCACGACATCTATCGACTGCTACCACCAGCGTCTGTCTGGAGCGGACGAGGTGAAGTCCTCGGCGCCGGGGTGATGCCACTGGGGACAATCGATCGCGTGGCGATTGGGGTGTCGCCTGGAAATGAGCCGGACCGACTGTATACAAATTGGTTGATTTCAATACTGCCAATGCTCGAACAGGCTACACTCATCCAGCAAATGGAAGTCAACTTCCCGATTGATTCGCGTGAGAATGAATTTGTGCGAAGCACCAGACTTTCAGCGTTGTTATGCCCCTCCGATCCATTTTCCACAAGCATGTATGATCGAGGCGCCCTGCGTGGCAATCCGGGACATTTCTATGCCCGCGGCAATTATGCGATGAACGTCGGCCCCAATAGAATCTGCCTGAATGGAACAGCAAAATGTGAAGACGGTTTTACAATCGACAACCTCGATCTCTTAAATCGTGGTTCGACTCTCATCGGAAGTGGAATTGGCGGTGTGAACCGGTCGGTTCGATTCTCGGAATGCACTCGGGGACTCTCACAGGTAATTGCTGTCGATGAAGTGCGTTCAGGGATCAACGCGATTGATCCGCGAGGTACCTGGGCTCTGGGAATGTGTGGCGCGAGTATGACTGCAGGAAATCGGTATGGTCCAAATGCCCAGGAATTCCCCGATGCCGTCGTTTCATGCACGCAACTCCTTCTTGACCCAACCAGCCAGGAACTTGGACGCCTCCGAATGCCTTGCGCGAGCGGGATTGTAGCCGGCAACTTCGCATCCAGCGCTCGCAGCATGCACAGCGCATCCGTTACTACCCTCCAGCTTGATGGCTCGGTGACAATACACAGCGATTCGGTCGATCGAGAGCTCTGGGTGGAACTTCACAGGCGAGCTGAATAA
- a CDS encoding transposase, whose translation MPRRPRICPSGVCFHVLNRAVARLTLFEKPEDYEAFERVLEEAVTRVPLPIFSYLIMPDHWHFVVRPTTDSELSEFLQWLTHTHTMRWHAHRHTEGTGHLYQGRFKTFPVQDDDHPLTVIRYVERNALRANLVSDETE comes from the coding sequence ATGCCACGTCGACCTCGAATCTGCCCGTCCGGTGTTTGCTTTCACGTTTTGAATCGTGCTGTTGCTCGCTTGACGCTGTTTGAGAAGCCGGAAGACTATGAAGCGTTTGAGCGTGTCCTGGAAGAAGCGGTCACCCGCGTTCCCCTTCCCATTTTTTCTTATCTGATCATGCCCGATCACTGGCATTTCGTGGTTCGTCCCACGACCGACTCGGAATTGTCCGAGTTCCTTCAGTGGCTGACGCACACTCATACGATGCGTTGGCACGCTCATCGTCACACGGAAGGAACCGGCCATCTTTACCAGGGGCGTTTCAAGACGTTTCCCGTTCAAGATGATGACCACCCGTTGACCGTGATCCGTTACGTTGAACGAAATGCTCTCCGTGCCAATTTGGTATCTGACGAAACGGAATAA